A window from Mya arenaria isolate MELC-2E11 chromosome 9, ASM2691426v1 encodes these proteins:
- the LOC128246945 gene encoding uncharacterized protein LOC128246945 yields the protein MPDLFGSDMLEVKEEKKEDKPIQGTQSLPPAPCTINADSDDHINSGKLGDHVAPTDTEGGIDPDITKMQNKPLETTRNLSQEETEHEPNSCQDAMPTQSVTNDASTRDIDDYYDRHYTDGICSLNQNQEKADKKQSPSASNHNVCITNECIKDGKETKKSNTSDCDTNELKQIENEEQSNEILTAVVLHNTDDKSVDESKGNGKKVAIEDSEDNGMHGDVGTDKVKKAAKGTGKVKTEHEPNSCQDAMPTQSVTNDASTRDIDDYYDRHYTDGICSLNQNQEKADKKQSPSASNHNVCITNECIKDGKEKKKSNTSDCDTNELKQIENKEQSNEILTAVVLHNTDDKSVDESKGNGKKVAIEDSEDNGTHGDVGTDKVKKAAKGTGKVKKVAKGTGKVKKAAKGTDKVKKAAKGTGNVKKVAKGTGKVKKAAKGTGKVKKGAKGTGKVKKVAKGTGKVKKAAKGTGKMKKAAKGTGKVKKVAKGTGNGKKVTNDIKKGIVSNGNAGISKKLVVLFQILLGLCLLVYVQAPVVKEVAKGEQPLFLVVIVCTTDRQDIVNVEGKDDYVKGKDKWIGGCTFQDSSSELGKAEYKDFYNILNQPFRCCKFSVSKQSRTRMTYNISSLTSTLNTAEISIYGKAPVFMSPSSFNTLGVSDDMMASVSMSTSNLVVILEGRESHGPGNENNGSVVGWVVGPPIGIVATVIVFIFIKRVTKWYKTRKNYNPSANGGDVEDEQTENTGPDEHSDESLLNGPNANGID from the exons GTACACAGTCATTACCACCTGCACCATGTACAATTAATGCTGACTCAGACGATCACATCAACAGTGGGAAGCTTGGGGACCATGTGGCACCAACTGATACAGAGGGGGGCATTGACCCTGATATCACCAAGATGCAG aACAAACCATTGGAAACAACACGAAACCTGTCTCAAGAGGAGACAGAACATGAACCAAACAGTTGTCAAGATGCCATGCCTACTCAATCGGTAACCAATGATGCTTCTACGAGAGACATTGACGATTATTATGACCGTCATTACACTGATGGTATTTGTAGTTTAAATCAGAATCAAGAAAAAGCTGACAAAAAACAATCACCTTCTGCATCAAATCATAATGTATGCATCACAAATGAGTGCATAAAGGATGGGAAagagacaaaaaaatcaaacacttcTGATTGTGACACGAATGAactaaaacaaattgaaaatgaagAACAATCCAATGAAATACTTACAGCTGTGGTTCTCCATAATACTGATGACAAAAGTGTTGATGAAAGCAAAGGCAATGGGAAAAAAGTTGCCATTGAAGATAGTGAAGATAATGGGATGCATGGTGATGTTGGCACAGACAAAGTGAAGAAAGCTGCCAAAGGCACAGGCAAGGTGAAGACAGAACATGAACCAAACAGTTGTCAAGATGCCATGCCTACTCAATCGGTAACCAATGATGCTTCTACGAGAGACATTGACGATTATTATGACCGTCATTACACTGATGGTATTTGTAGTTTAAATCAGAATCAAGAAAAAGCTGACAAAAAACAATCACCTTCTGCATCAAATCATAATGTATGCATCACAAATGAGTGCATAAAGGATgggaaagagaaaaaaaaatcaaacacttcTGATTGTGACACGAATGAactaaaacaaattgaaaataaagaacaatCCAATGAAATACTTACAGCTGTGGTTCTCCATAATACTGATGACAAAAGTGTTGATGAAAGCAAAGGCAATGGGAAAAAAGTTGCCATTGAAGATAGTGAAGATAATGGGACGCATGGTGATGTTGGCACAGACAAAGTGAAGAAAGCTGCCAAAGGCACAGGCAAGGTGAAGAAAGTTGCCAAAGGCACAGGCAAGGTGAAGAAAGCTGCCAAAGGCACAGACAAGGTGAAGAAAGCTGCCAAAGGCACAGGCAATGTGAAGAAAGTTGCCAAAGGCACAGGCAAGGTGAAGAAAGCTGCCAAAGGCACAGGCAAGGTAAAGAAAGGTGCCAAAGGCACAGGCAAGGTGAAGAAAGTTGCCAAAGGCACAGGCAAGGTGAAGAAAGCTGCCAAAGGCACAGGCAAGATGAAGAAAGCTGCCAAAGGCACAGGCAAGGTGAAGAAAGTTGCCAAAGGCACAGGCAATGGGAAGAAAGTCACCAATGACATAAAGAAAGGGATTGTCAGCAATGGAAATGCAGGAATCAGCAAGAAGCTGGTTGTATTG TTTCAGATACTTTTGGGTTTGTGCTTACTCGTGTATGTTCAAGCTCCTGTTGTAAAAGAAGTCGCTAAAG gagAACAGCCATTGTTTTTGGTGGTAATAGTATGTACCACAGATAGGCAAGACATTGTCAATGTCGAAGGAAAAGACGACTATGTCAAAGGAAAAGACAAATGGATAGGGGGCTGCACTTTTCAGGATTCATCATCAGAACTGGGAAAAGCAGAATACAAGgatttttataacatattgaaCCAACCATTTAGATGTTGTAAATTCAGCGTCTCCAAGCAGAGTAGAACCCGGATGACTTACAATATCTCCTCACTTACTTCTACATTGAATACAGCAGAAATTTCTATTTATGGGAAGGCACCAGTATTTATGAGTCCATCTTCATTTAATACATTAGGAGTTTCAGATGACATGATGGCATCAGTATCTATGAGTACATCCAACCTGGTTGTGATACTAGAAG GAAGAGAAAGCCATGGACcaggaaatgaaaacaatggCAGCGTGGTGGGCTGGGTAGTAGGGCCTCCTATTGGAATTGTGGCTACAGTCATCGTCTTCATCTTTATCAAGAgag TGACCAAGTGGTATAAAACACGAAAAAATTACAACCCAAGTGCCAACGGTGGTGATGTTGAAGATGAACAAACTGAAAATACAGGGCCCGATG aACATTCAGATGAAAGTTTACTGAATGGTCCCAATGCAAACGGAATTGATTGA
- the LOC128203304 gene encoding 26S proteasome regulatory subunit 7: MPDHLGSDQRKVKEEQKEDKPIQALDEGDIAMLKTYGAGQYSRLIKQVEEDIVEGLKKVNELAGIKESDTGLGPPALWDLAADKQTLQSEQPLQVARCTKIINADSDDPKYIINVKQFAKFVVDLGDQVAPTDIEEGMRVGVDRNKYQIHIPLPPKIDPSVTMMQVEEKPDVTYSDVGGCKEQIEKLREVVETPLLHPEKFVNLGIEPPKGVLLFGPPGTGKTLCARAVANRTDACFIRVIGSELVQKYVGEGARMVRELFEMARNKKACIIFFDEIDAVGGARFDDGAGGDNEVQRTMLELINQLDGFDPRGNIKVLMATNRPDTLDPALMRPGRLDRKIEFGLPDLEGCAHIFRIHARSMSVEKDIRYELLARLCPNTTGAEIRSVCTEAGMFAIRARRKMATEKDFLEAVNKVIKAYAKFSSTPRYMTYN; this comes from the exons ATGCCGGACCATCTTGGCTCAGATCAGAGGAAAGTTAAAGAAGAACAGAAGGAAGACAAGCCAATTCAAG cTCTCGATGAAGGAGATATTGCCATGTTAAAAACTTAT GGTGCTGGACAGTACAGTCGTTTAATCAAACAAGTTGAGGAAGACATTGTAGAAGGTCTCAAGAAAGTCAATGAACTTGCAG GTATCAAGGAGTCGGACACAGGGCTTGGACCTCCTGCCTTGTGGGATCTGGCCGCTGACAAACAGACTCTCCAGA GTGAGCAGCCGTTACAAGTTGCCCGATGCACAAAGATAATTAACGCCGACTCAGACGATCCCAAATACATCATCAATGTGAAGCAGTTTGCAAAGTTTGTGGTTGACCTTGGGGACCAGGTGGCGCCCACAGATATAGAGGAGGGCATGAGGGTCGG GGTGGACCGGAACAAATACCAGATCCACATTCCCCTACCTCCCAAGATTGACCCCTCAGTCACCATGATGCAG GTTGAAGAGAAGCCAGATGTAACATACAGTGATGTGGGAGGCTGTAAGGAACAGATAGAAAAACTCAGAGAAGTCGTGGAAACACCCCTGCTTCAC CCAGAGAAGTTTGTCAACCTTGGCATTGAGCCACCGAAGGGCGTGTTGTTGTTCGGACCTCCTGGCACGGGGAAAACGCTGTGTGCACGTGCGGTAGCCAACAGGACAGATGCCTGCTTTATACGAGTTATCGGTTCAGAGCTTGTGCAGAAATATGTGGGAGAG GGAGCACGTATGGTGAGAGAGCTGTTTGAAATGGCAAGAAATAAGAAAGCCTGCATTATCTTCTTTGATGAGATTGACGCTGTCGGAG GTGCACGTTTTGACGATGGAGCTGGTGGAGATAACGAAGTACAGAGGACCATGTTAGAGTTGATCAATCAGCTAGACGGTTTTGATCCCCGTGGTAACATTAAGGTTCTCATGGCAACCAACCGTCCCGACACACTCGACCCCGCACTCATGAGGCCTGGGCGACTGGACAGGAAGATCGAGTTTGGGCTTCCTGATCTTGAG GGCTGTGCTCACATATTCCGCATCCATGCACGATCGATGAGTGTAGAGAAAGACATCCGATATGAACTCCTCGCCAGACTGTGTCCCAACACCACAG GTGCTGAGATTCGCAGTGTATGTACAGAGGCCGGCATGTTCGCTATACGTGCACGCAGAAAGATGGCGACCGAGAAAGATTTCCTTGAGGCCGTCAACAAAGTGATCAAGGCTTACGCCAAGTTTAGCTCCACTCCACGATACATGACATACAACTAG